A window of Paenibacillus sp. 19GGS1-52 contains these coding sequences:
- a CDS encoding ATP-dependent DNA helicase: MKHEVAISVRALVEYAFRSGSIEPGFHSAASMAEGTRIHQKIQKQYKEEDQKEVYLRIEIPHKELLFIVDGRCDGLLVSEAGELIVEEIKSTFGPLDLLGEGREVHWAQALMYAFMISHEQGLSSIQVRLTYVRRDGEEQRSLHRRLSIEELSAFAADTVAKYAPYAEMLLAHEMRKESSIRELSFPFPAYRQGQRHLAGAVYKTVSEGVSLFAQAPTGIGKTMSTLFPVIKAMGEGRVRSLFYLTAKTVTRLAAQEAVTQLLGQGLQLHVITLTAKDKACFREEGLCSKAACPLTDGYYDRINGALMDILEQETLMTQEIIARYALKHQVCPFEFSLDVAYVSDAVICDYNYIYDPRISLKRLSEVQKKQTVLLIDEAHNLVDRGREMFSASLQKAPFLGLQRQYKVVNKTLSAAAKAINTFFITLRKTCNEEGQGKWTLFPDELPSLLETFTAEAEQELVSPSQSLIIPEGEGEESLLDTYYAAQGMLRTFKIYDERYLTYAEVRRGDVLLKLFNLDPSYLLQQMAKSFRSQILFSATLSPLSYYRDMIGAAEEDYSVVVASPFHKEQWEVSILPVSTRYRDRADSLLPLSDALKGMVARKGNYLVFFPSYLYLQSVYEVFVEKYPEIVTQVQGTGMSEREREDFLAAFHTENPETLLGFAVLGGIFSEGVDLPGNRLNGVMVVGVGLPQLGLERNLLRGYFNAQGKNGFDYAYVYPGMSKVLQAGGRLIRSENDTGIIVLADDRFLQSPYLQLLPEEWGNFLLRR; encoded by the coding sequence ATGAAGCATGAGGTTGCTATATCCGTGAGAGCTCTTGTGGAGTATGCCTTTCGCAGTGGCAGTATCGAGCCGGGGTTTCACAGTGCTGCATCAATGGCAGAAGGAACGCGTATCCATCAAAAAATACAGAAGCAGTACAAAGAGGAGGACCAAAAGGAGGTCTATTTAAGGATCGAAATCCCTCACAAGGAACTGTTGTTTATTGTCGATGGACGTTGTGACGGTTTACTCGTATCGGAGGCTGGAGAGCTTATCGTTGAGGAGATCAAATCAACCTTTGGACCACTGGATCTGCTGGGTGAGGGGCGTGAGGTGCATTGGGCACAAGCGCTGATGTATGCCTTTATGATCTCGCATGAGCAAGGTCTTTCTTCTATACAAGTAAGGCTTACATACGTTCGTCGGGATGGGGAAGAGCAGAGAAGCTTGCATAGGAGGCTCTCTATAGAAGAGCTTAGCGCCTTTGCCGCTGATACGGTAGCCAAATATGCACCTTATGCGGAAATGCTGCTCGCGCATGAGATGCGAAAGGAAAGCAGCATCCGAGAGCTTTCTTTCCCATTTCCTGCCTACAGGCAGGGACAACGTCATTTAGCTGGAGCGGTCTATAAGACCGTTTCAGAAGGAGTCAGTCTGTTCGCTCAGGCACCAACCGGGATCGGCAAGACGATGTCCACCCTGTTTCCGGTAATCAAAGCGATGGGGGAAGGGCGGGTCCGCAGTCTGTTTTACTTAACGGCTAAGACGGTTACCCGACTTGCTGCTCAGGAAGCTGTAACGCAGCTGTTGGGACAAGGTCTTCAACTGCATGTCATTACGCTGACTGCCAAAGATAAAGCCTGTTTTCGGGAAGAAGGACTCTGCAGTAAAGCTGCCTGTCCATTGACGGACGGGTATTATGATCGGATTAACGGTGCACTGATGGACATTCTGGAGCAGGAGACGCTGATGACCCAGGAGATTATTGCAAGGTATGCCTTGAAACATCAAGTGTGCCCCTTTGAGTTCTCATTGGATGTTGCCTATGTCAGCGATGCGGTAATCTGTGATTACAACTATATCTATGATCCCCGGATCAGCTTGAAACGGCTGTCGGAGGTGCAGAAGAAGCAGACGGTACTGCTTATTGATGAGGCACACAATCTGGTCGACCGGGGACGGGAGATGTTCTCCGCTTCTTTGCAGAAGGCTCCATTTCTAGGGCTGCAGCGTCAATACAAGGTAGTGAACAAGACCTTAAGTGCCGCTGCCAAGGCGATAAACACGTTCTTTATTACTTTGCGCAAAACCTGTAACGAAGAGGGACAAGGGAAATGGACTCTTTTCCCAGATGAGCTGCCATCCCTGTTAGAGACGTTTACCGCAGAAGCGGAACAGGAACTGGTAAGTCCTTCACAATCCCTAATTATTCCTGAAGGGGAAGGTGAGGAGAGTCTGCTTGATACTTATTATGCAGCGCAGGGGATGCTGCGTACATTCAAGATCTATGATGAGCGCTACCTTACTTATGCGGAGGTTCGGCGCGGCGATGTGTTGTTGAAGCTGTTCAATCTGGACCCTTCTTATTTGTTGCAGCAAATGGCGAAGAGTTTTCGCAGCCAGATTCTATTCTCCGCGACGCTCTCCCCGCTGTCCTACTACAGAGATATGATTGGTGCAGCAGAGGAGGATTACAGTGTGGTTGTGGCGTCACCCTTTCATAAGGAACAATGGGAAGTGTCTATCCTGCCTGTGTCTACAAGGTATCGTGACCGGGCGGACTCTCTGCTGCCGTTAAGTGATGCTCTGAAGGGGATGGTCGCTAGGAAAGGGAATTATCTTGTGTTTTTTCCTTCTTACTTGTATTTGCAGAGTGTATACGAGGTGTTTGTCGAGAAGTATCCTGAAATAGTGACACAGGTGCAAGGGACCGGCATGAGTGAGCGGGAAAGGGAGGATTTTCTGGCTGCCTTTCATACGGAGAATCCCGAAACCTTGCTTGGTTTCGCTGTTCTAGGAGGGATTTTCTCCGAGGGCGTAGATCTACCAGGCAACCGTCTGAATGGCGTGATGGTCGTGGGGGTTGGCCTGCCACAGCTTGGATTAGAACGTAATTTGCTCCGTGGGTATTTCAATGCGCAAGGCAAGAACGGATTCGATTACGCCTATGTCTACCCAGGGATGAGTAAGGTGCTTCAGGCCGGAGGACGGCTGATTCGCAGCGAGAATGATACAGGAATTATTGTATTGGCTGATGATCGTTTTTTGCAAAGCCCCTATCTGCAGTTGCTTCCTGAGGAATGGGGGAATTTCCTTCTTCGCAGATAA
- a CDS encoding CidA/LrgA family holin-like protein: MKKITLGLLQVAGLTLFSLLINTVTSLMHIPIPGSILGMVLLFLLLESGVISLHWVELGASWLLAELLLFFIPSAIGVMNYSKLLETDGLRVLAVVLVGTFVVMASSGLLTGAISKAKERRVS, encoded by the coding sequence ATGAAAAAGATTACTTTAGGCTTGCTGCAGGTGGCGGGGCTTACACTGTTCTCACTACTTATTAATACTGTAACTTCATTGATGCATATTCCCATTCCCGGAAGCATTCTTGGTATGGTCCTATTGTTTCTATTACTAGAGTCAGGGGTCATTTCTCTCCATTGGGTAGAGCTTGGTGCATCCTGGCTGCTAGCTGAACTGCTGCTGTTCTTTATTCCTTCTGCTATAGGTGTTATGAATTATTCCAAACTGCTGGAAACGGATGGCCTGCGTGTGCTGGCGGTTGTACTCGTGGGTACTTTTGTAGTCATGGCTAGCTCCGGTCTACTTACAGGTGCTATATCTAAAGCGAAAGAGCGGAGAGTGTCATGA
- a CDS encoding LysR family transcriptional regulator encodes MDIRQLQYFVQVARLNSFSNAAKSLYISQPTISKMIRNLEVELGADLFYREGKSIRLTDAGQILLTKAQNIVESFGSLSSELDSLRKLKQGHIRIGLPPMVGASFFPAVIGQFHKRYPEVTIRLHEDGAKKVENDVETGLIDIGVVVLPVNMAKFHCFTFIEEKLELLVPAGHRLAGANNVRLGELADEEFVLFREDFALHDRIITACVKAGFQPNVVYESSQWDLISRMVAAGLGIALLPETICRDMDRSRIEIIPLTEPAIPWQLGMIWRRDRYLSFAAREWISFAKGLLGEQFLPSDYIDISDK; translated from the coding sequence ATGGATATCCGGCAATTGCAATATTTCGTTCAGGTAGCAAGACTAAATAGCTTTTCTAATGCAGCCAAATCGTTGTATATTTCTCAACCCACAATAAGCAAAATGATCCGCAACCTTGAGGTTGAGCTGGGGGCAGATTTATTTTATCGTGAAGGTAAAAGTATCCGGCTGACGGATGCAGGACAAATTCTGCTGACCAAGGCGCAAAATATTGTAGAATCCTTTGGCAGCTTGTCCTCGGAGCTTGATAGTTTACGTAAATTGAAGCAGGGTCATATCCGCATCGGGTTGCCACCAATGGTAGGTGCAAGCTTCTTTCCAGCCGTCATTGGCCAGTTTCACAAGCGGTATCCGGAGGTCACCATTCGGCTGCATGAGGATGGTGCGAAGAAAGTGGAGAACGATGTAGAAACCGGTTTAATCGACATTGGCGTAGTTGTATTGCCGGTGAATATGGCCAAGTTTCACTGCTTCACCTTTATTGAAGAGAAGCTGGAGCTCTTGGTGCCAGCAGGGCATCGTTTGGCAGGAGCGAACAATGTTCGTTTGGGAGAATTGGCTGATGAGGAGTTCGTGTTGTTTCGTGAAGACTTTGCGCTGCATGACCGGATTATTACGGCTTGCGTGAAGGCTGGATTTCAACCGAACGTAGTATATGAGAGCTCGCAGTGGGACTTGATCAGTCGGATGGTTGCCGCGGGCCTGGGAATTGCGCTGCTTCCAGAGACCATCTGCCGTGATATGGACCGTTCACGGATCGAGATTATTCCTTTGACAGAGCCCGCTATTCCCTGGCAGCTTGGGATGATCTGGCGCCGGGACCGCTATCTGTCCTTTGCGGCACGCGAATGGATTTCTTTTGCAAAAGGGCTGCTGGGCGAACAGTTTCTCCCCTCGGACTACATTGATATTTCTGATAAATAA
- a CDS encoding methyl-accepting chemotaxis protein: MKLATKLTWMMLVVLLVVGSSIGFFGYRAAYQQIDEAAGIELVGCANITTGLIDPADISALVAGDNSKLSAIEDRIGWIIEHKPIFKEAFILSLDGKVLAADASFKKRGYKAGDSFYFSKEDKEMIIKMQHSAYSKVYTYEGTSLKTGYGPIYQDHDPTKPIIALMAINFDGPLIQKRTNDIIIQPFIIGASILVIAIIAAYLLIRRMISPLTRLSSSVNLVAQGDLTHDPILFKSKDEIGTLARDFNEMTLNLRTLITQVNDTSMLVASSSQELSASAQETNRAGEHSVNVTIELADGANVQLQNLEGSYQAVQDMSRFISEIASSAGIALNHANVNAEKARVGRESMDSTTEQMMVMSGSISMLSGIINRLSSHSKEIESIVGVIASIAEETNLLSLNAAIEAARAGDEGRGFAVVAQSVRKLAERSSQSAAQIGQLINLIVNQMDKATEMMTSSTKEMEQSSEMIDTAGTSFAEIELSVSGMAEQSQVISVTVGELGDLATKLVTSIQHIVSISNQTAEGAETLSASSQQQLAAMEEVESSATFLSSLAEKLQVLVENFKV; the protein is encoded by the coding sequence ATGAAATTGGCAACAAAATTAACTTGGATGATGCTCGTCGTATTACTGGTTGTAGGTTCATCCATTGGTTTCTTCGGATATCGTGCTGCATATCAGCAAATTGATGAAGCAGCTGGAATCGAATTGGTGGGTTGTGCCAATATTACTACCGGCCTTATAGATCCGGCAGATATCTCTGCCTTGGTTGCAGGAGATAATAGTAAGCTTTCAGCTATAGAAGATCGGATTGGTTGGATTATTGAGCATAAACCCATTTTTAAAGAAGCCTTTATTTTATCTCTAGATGGCAAGGTTTTGGCGGCGGATGCCAGCTTTAAGAAAAGGGGCTATAAAGCAGGAGACTCCTTCTATTTTAGTAAAGAAGATAAAGAAATGATTATTAAAATGCAGCATTCAGCATACTCCAAGGTTTATACATACGAGGGTACTTCCCTCAAGACCGGTTACGGCCCTATCTACCAGGATCATGACCCTACCAAGCCTATCATAGCATTAATGGCCATTAATTTTGACGGCCCTTTAATTCAGAAACGGACGAATGATATCATTATTCAGCCTTTTATAATCGGTGCTTCCATTCTGGTGATTGCTATTATTGCTGCCTATCTGTTGATTCGCCGCATGATTAGTCCACTGACCAGACTGTCTAGTTCGGTTAACCTCGTGGCACAGGGTGATCTTACCCATGACCCCATTTTATTTAAAAGCAAGGATGAGATTGGTACTCTGGCACGTGACTTCAATGAGATGACACTCAACCTGCGCACGCTCATCACACAAGTGAACGATACCTCAATGCTGGTCGCATCCTCTTCCCAGGAGCTCTCCGCCAGCGCCCAAGAAACGAATCGGGCGGGTGAGCATAGCGTCAATGTTACGATTGAGCTTGCTGATGGAGCAAACGTACAGTTACAGAATCTGGAGGGAAGCTATCAGGCTGTGCAGGACATGTCCCGCTTCATCTCTGAGATTGCTTCCAGTGCTGGCATCGCACTAAACCACGCAAATGTGAACGCTGAGAAGGCCCGGGTCGGTCGGGAATCCATGGATTCCACTACAGAGCAGATGATGGTCATGAGCGGCAGCATCAGTATGCTATCCGGCATCATCAATCGGCTCTCCAGCCATTCGAAAGAAATTGAGAGTATTGTCGGGGTAATAGCCAGTATTGCCGAAGAGACGAATCTATTATCACTAAATGCAGCTATTGAGGCAGCTCGTGCCGGCGATGAAGGCCGTGGTTTCGCTGTTGTTGCCCAGTCCGTGCGCAAGCTGGCCGAACGTTCGTCCCAATCAGCTGCCCAGATTGGCCAGCTGATTAATTTAATCGTTAATCAGATGGATAAAGCTACCGAGATGATGACATCCTCCACCAAGGAAATGGAACAAAGTTCAGAAATGATCGATACAGCCGGTACCTCCTTTGCTGAAATTGAGCTGTCGGTATCCGGCATGGCGGAGCAGAGCCAGGTAATCTCCGTTACTGTAGGTGAATTGGGGGATTTAGCCACCAAGTTGGTTACATCCATCCAACATATCGTCTCCATCTCCAATCAAACAGCAGAAGGTGCCGAGACTTTATCTGCCTCCTCACAGCAGCAGCTTGCCGCTATGGAAGAAGTTGAGTCCTCTGCAACATTCCTGTCCTCACTGGCCGAGAAGCTGCAGGTTCTTGTCGAGAACTTCAAGGTTTAA
- a CDS encoding aspartyl-phosphate phosphatase Spo0E family protein, producing MILYQAYSQDDHRSDYREDELFMTIESLRCELLEVAQQRSLSDRTVLELSERLDGYILLAQNKMMESLRNRNEGADTRTRPIIGNKTTFKQ from the coding sequence GTGATACTTTACCAAGCTTATTCCCAGGATGATCATAGGAGCGATTATAGAGAAGACGAGTTGTTTATGACTATTGAGAGTCTTAGATGTGAATTGCTTGAGGTAGCGCAACAGCGTAGTCTCAGTGACCGCACAGTATTAGAGCTGAGTGAACGGCTGGACGGTTATATTCTATTGGCCCAGAATAAGATGATGGAAAGTTTGCGCAACCGTAATGAAGGGGCTGACACTCGCACGAGGCCAATTATAGGAAACAAAACAACATTTAAGCAATAA
- a CDS encoding CidB/LrgB family autolysis modulator — protein MIGLIFLALTIGVYLLSKRIYTSSTKMYASPLIITPLLIIGFLLMTGIPYASYNAGGKWLTDLLQPATIAFAIPLHKNFKVLKKHAAEIAAGVLSGTVVAVISSMFLAKWLHLSSDLAASLVPRSVTTPIAMSISQSIGGVPSITAVFVIMTGVLGTMMGPSVLRLFRIDNEIARGVSLGTAAHGTGTSKAFELSSLTGTISSIAMILTALFTIGVAPAMLAVFLH, from the coding sequence ATGATCGGCCTGATATTTCTCGCGCTTACTATCGGTGTTTACTTACTGTCGAAACGTATTTATACTTCAAGCACCAAAATGTATGCCTCACCGCTAATCATTACGCCGTTACTTATTATCGGCTTCCTGCTGATGACAGGAATTCCCTATGCATCTTACAATGCGGGAGGCAAATGGCTGACGGACTTGCTGCAACCAGCAACCATCGCCTTTGCGATCCCTCTGCATAAAAACTTCAAGGTACTCAAAAAGCACGCTGCCGAAATTGCGGCAGGCGTGCTTTCTGGTACGGTAGTTGCAGTAATCTCATCCATGTTTCTCGCGAAATGGCTGCATCTCAGCAGCGATCTGGCGGCTAGCCTGGTACCGCGTTCGGTTACGACTCCGATCGCTATGAGCATATCGCAAAGTATCGGCGGCGTACCCAGCATTACGGCAGTCTTCGTCATTATGACCGGAGTACTGGGTACGATGATGGGTCCTAGTGTGCTTCGCCTCTTCCGCATTGACAATGAAATCGCACGCGGTGTATCGCTGGGAACCGCTGCGCACGGTACGGGCACGTCCAAAGCTTTCGAGCTAAGTTCGTTGACCGGAACCATCTCCAGTATCGCGATGATCCTGACGGCGCTATTCACAATAGGTGTAGCTCCGGCAATGCTCGCGGTTTTCCTCCACTAG
- a CDS encoding MarR family transcriptional regulator, translating to MTQQIDPLVEEIGMSMWRVQRKIISQMSLHKEIGLTVPQFGLLHMIAQEKKSRVVQLAEKMEVKSSAVTVMLDRLEMLNLIKRVQDENDRRAVAVTLTDKGEGVLKEAKYRSNLLIADCLSILEPEELQAFAKYFRMLEKQER from the coding sequence ATGACGCAACAAATAGATCCGTTAGTAGAAGAGATTGGAATGTCCATGTGGAGAGTACAGCGCAAAATAATCTCACAAATGTCATTACATAAAGAAATTGGCCTTACTGTGCCTCAATTTGGCTTGCTTCATATGATTGCTCAAGAAAAGAAATCCCGAGTGGTGCAGTTGGCGGAGAAGATGGAAGTGAAGTCCAGCGCGGTTACTGTAATGCTGGATCGCCTAGAGATGCTTAATCTAATCAAACGTGTGCAGGATGAGAATGATCGACGCGCTGTAGCGGTTACTCTTACAGATAAGGGCGAAGGTGTGCTAAAAGAGGCAAAGTATCGTTCGAATCTATTGATTGCCGATTGCTTGTCCATATTGGAGCCGGAGGAACTTCAAGCCTTTGCCAAATACTTTCGAATGTTGGAGAAGCAGGAAAGATAA
- a CDS encoding Gfo/Idh/MocA family oxidoreductase — protein sequence MTLNIGIIGTGWFSKVHADLLAGMADVSLTAVCGSSKQKGEEMARPYGAAGYGDVTEMLDAHKLDAVYICVPPQSHGAIERALIRRDIPFFIEKPLGSSTEIPASLLQEIKEHNLLTSVGYHFRYQENIRRLKDILSGDKVGMIVGQWMGGMPGVAWWRNQEQSGGQFTEQTTHIVDLLRYLAGEVKEVYGMFGNRIVHEQHEGVSVADVGTVSLKLENGIIANISNTCVLPDGVGSAGLSFYNDRGLLDWNPERLLEVRSGNSNEYANTGNPYLVESEAFLYAVRTGDRSRILSDYEDGYKTLKVTCAAYDSAQSGQPVKL from the coding sequence ATGACATTAAATATCGGAATTATTGGGACAGGCTGGTTCTCCAAGGTACATGCAGATTTGCTGGCAGGTATGGCGGATGTTTCTTTGACGGCTGTTTGTGGCAGCAGTAAGCAAAAGGGAGAAGAAATGGCCCGGCCTTATGGTGCCGCTGGATATGGTGATGTAACAGAGATGCTCGATGCCCATAAGCTGGACGCTGTTTATATTTGTGTGCCTCCACAGTCGCATGGAGCTATTGAACGTGCACTCATTCGCAGGGATATTCCTTTTTTTATAGAAAAACCACTAGGCTCCAGCACCGAAATTCCCGCGAGTCTGCTGCAGGAAATTAAAGAGCATAACTTGCTGACCTCGGTAGGTTATCATTTCCGGTATCAGGAAAATATACGACGGCTGAAGGATATTCTGAGCGGTGACAAGGTGGGGATGATTGTCGGCCAATGGATGGGCGGCATGCCGGGAGTGGCATGGTGGCGCAATCAGGAGCAGTCAGGCGGACAGTTCACAGAGCAGACCACTCACATTGTAGACTTACTGCGTTACTTGGCTGGTGAAGTGAAGGAAGTTTACGGCATGTTTGGCAACCGTATTGTACATGAGCAGCATGAAGGCGTAAGTGTTGCCGATGTAGGCACCGTATCCTTGAAGCTTGAGAACGGCATTATTGCCAATATCTCCAACACATGTGTATTGCCAGATGGTGTAGGCAGTGCAGGTCTCAGTTTCTACAACGACCGAGGTCTGCTCGACTGGAATCCGGAACGCCTCTTGGAGGTACGCAGTGGCAATAGCAATGAATATGCCAATACAGGCAATCCTTACTTAGTTGAAAGTGAAGCCTTCCTGTATGCTGTACGGACGGGTGACCGCTCACGTATTCTCAGTGATTATGAGGATGGCTATAAGACGCTTAAAGTCACTTGTGCAGCGTATGATTCCGCCCAGAGCGGACAGCCAGTGAAACTCTAA
- a CDS encoding LTA synthase family protein, with the protein MSSLNIKRWIVKPFVFFTIVFILKSFLAWGVIFGDLLPWKSLLTEIPFAWALFCIIERFASKRKLGYYMTVNFVVTAIFFAAIMYFKYFGVIVTYHAAEQVGQVTEVGDSVFSLMDPYYLLIFIDIIGLGFYFFFNKKGRNYKKEKINRSGAKLKYSLLFAVSLGLCLFNILPNKASMNEIKKAQEMGILNYEAYTIFAQGKPEVVNAKEITQDVVDKLKGIGITDSSSFQGAAKGKNLIILQMEAFQNFLLGLKIDGQEITPNLNRLLGDKSLYFPNFYQMVGQGNTSDAEFVVNTSFYIPPRGAATTSYVDRVLPSLPRLLQENGYQTATFHTNDVKFWNRNELYSSLGWEHYYDHDFFGDEDTFFFGASDEVLYRKTADKLKDMSAGGQPFYAQIISMSAHHPFTIPEEKYRMKLPERYEGTFVGDYIRAQNYADVAFGQFVEELKANGLWDNSVIMIYGDHMGLPIYSLDHDDKELMTEIYGHDYSYANMLNIPLIIHGGGNTDSQTLEQVGGEVDIMPTAAGLLGVSMENNLHFGQDLLSEKYNLLPERYYLPSGSFIANSGLLIPGNSFEDNTQFQLATGGQKPTATEDEYNRALRLLLLSDNYVTQLPEKVSK; encoded by the coding sequence GTGTCCTCCCTAAATATTAAACGGTGGATTGTTAAACCATTTGTATTTTTTACAATTGTATTCATACTCAAAAGCTTCTTGGCTTGGGGTGTCATTTTTGGAGACCTGCTGCCTTGGAAATCATTATTGACAGAAATCCCTTTTGCTTGGGCTCTCTTTTGTATTATTGAGCGCTTTGCCTCCAAACGTAAACTTGGTTATTATATGACGGTCAATTTTGTCGTAACCGCAATCTTTTTTGCCGCCATTATGTATTTCAAATATTTCGGAGTTATTGTCACTTATCATGCAGCAGAACAGGTAGGTCAGGTCACGGAGGTCGGCGACAGTGTATTCTCCCTCATGGATCCTTATTATCTGCTGATCTTCATAGATATTATTGGCCTCGGTTTCTATTTCTTTTTCAACAAAAAAGGCCGGAATTATAAAAAGGAAAAAATTAATCGCAGTGGCGCAAAGCTGAAATACAGCCTTTTGTTCGCCGTTTCTCTAGGATTATGCCTATTCAATATTTTACCCAACAAAGCCAGTATGAATGAGATCAAGAAAGCACAGGAAATGGGTATTCTCAATTATGAGGCTTATACTATTTTTGCTCAAGGCAAACCAGAGGTTGTTAATGCCAAAGAGATTACACAGGATGTTGTAGATAAACTAAAAGGTATCGGCATAACCGACAGCTCTTCGTTTCAGGGTGCGGCTAAAGGCAAGAATCTGATTATTCTCCAGATGGAGGCATTTCAGAACTTTCTGCTGGGGCTTAAGATCGATGGCCAAGAGATCACACCAAACCTGAATCGGCTGTTAGGGGATAAGAGCCTGTACTTCCCTAACTTCTATCAGATGGTGGGTCAGGGAAATACTTCAGATGCCGAGTTCGTAGTGAACACTTCCTTCTACATTCCTCCGCGTGGAGCAGCTACAACGTCTTATGTAGACAGGGTGCTGCCGAGTCTGCCCCGCTTGTTACAGGAGAATGGTTACCAGACTGCCACCTTTCACACCAATGATGTGAAATTCTGGAACCGGAATGAACTGTACAGCTCACTCGGTTGGGAGCATTATTACGATCATGATTTCTTTGGTGATGAAGACACCTTTTTCTTCGGAGCCTCAGATGAAGTGCTCTATCGTAAGACAGCGGATAAGCTGAAGGATATGAGTGCGGGAGGTCAACCTTTTTACGCTCAGATCATCTCCATGTCCGCCCACCACCCGTTCACCATACCTGAGGAGAAGTACCGGATGAAGCTGCCGGAACGTTACGAGGGGACCTTTGTCGGTGATTATATCCGGGCCCAGAATTACGCCGATGTCGCATTTGGGCAATTCGTAGAAGAGCTGAAAGCTAATGGTCTATGGGATAATAGTGTGATTATGATCTACGGCGATCATATGGGATTGCCGATTTATTCGCTGGATCACGATGATAAGGAATTGATGACGGAAATATACGGCCATGATTACAGCTACGCTAATATGCTGAATATTCCGCTTATTATCCATGGTGGAGGCAATACGGATTCGCAAACGTTGGAACAAGTAGGTGGAGAAGTGGATATTATGCCAACCGCAGCTGGACTGCTGGGTGTTTCCATGGAGAACAATCTGCATTTCGGCCAGGATCTGCTCAGTGAGAAATATAATCTGTTGCCCGAACGTTATTATCTGCCCTCCGGCTCCTTCATTGCCAACTCCGGATTGCTGATTCCCGGTAACAGCTTTGAGGATAACACACAATTCCAGCTCGCTACGGGTGGACAGAAACCCACCGCAACAGAGGATGAATATAACCGAGCGTTAAGATTGCTGTTGCTGTCCGATAACTATGTAACTCAGCTACCTGAAAAAGTTTCTAAATAG